Proteins encoded together in one Drosophila albomicans strain 15112-1751.03 chromosome 2R, ASM965048v2, whole genome shotgun sequence window:
- the LOC117576828 gene encoding ankyrin repeat and KH domain-containing protein mask isoform X4: MSKTAASKSTTSAQSEAAAAAFVTAGTTTTTTPTATPMPATTATTTAAAATTTAATTTGDAATMNAPKATSSTAGAAAKFRAAVASAPTTTPPTSSSKKPRAYAGLKRQVVATATAAAAAAAATPTAAASTTATASKTVVGKDAAHLKFAATSLLMGAAAAAVDGNAGNAGHHGAASAGNTAVAVLKQKLKDVGAISHAAATAAAAANRSALSSSASSNSSPLSSNPGLVGAISSALQNMITTDTDTDTEYYPQPVTTDLSESEEESVSEDDIQESDPDSCPHEEGEVREDEDETEEDSEDSDESEGDDEEEDEEIDVLQDNDADDEDIDDEDDDEDAPEVKNFLHEHNNKRSSNLTALLEAAANEKAPVLRHATHAIDETKQALTKMRCANSPRDKNSGFSRSLANACADNDVNTVKRLLCKGNLNDAAASTDEGESLLSMACSAGYYELAQFELSPEINLKKYCQETFINGEVLLAMSAAQVEDKGQKDSTPLMEAASAGHLDIVKLLLSHNADVNAHCATGNTPLMFACAGGQVDVVKVLLKHGANVEEQNENGHTPLMEAASAGHVEVAKVLLEHGAGINTHSNEFKESALTLACYKGHLDMVRFLLQAGADQEHKTDEMHTALMEASMDGHVEVARLLLDSGAQVNMPTDSFESPLTLAACGGHVELATLLIERGANIEEVNDEGYTPLMEAAREGHEEMVALLLSKGANINATTEETQETALTLACCGGFSEVAAFLINGGANLELGASTPLMEASQEGHTDLVRFLLQNKANVHAETQTGDTALTHACENGHTDAAGVLLSYCAELEHESEGGRTPLMKACRAGHLCTVKFLIQKGANVNKQTTSNDHTPLSLACAGGHQSVVELLLKNNADPFHKLKDNSTMLIEASKGGHTRVVELLFRYPHISPTELAAGANAQSANAQTANQMRLITTQQQKILQQQLQHQLQQLNAPPGLHELSEAARANNQQLFHQQQFSGNSPNNIVALGTGDFLDAGELQLTAASAAASSDAGVTDEYVSTVGGVGGGGIDLTTLSAQQQEGLIAKSRLFHLQPGFEQQQQATLPPSGAQLVPCKHYDLDMEHINSLTPPQKAPPAPPVLFHTVCQQPVLQQQQQQQQQKMHQQQAKLKGVGSRKNRQLINDLQAIDLPLDAIDLPLEQHSEQIRSQPLGEDDKQQQQQQQFACAGEEGHSQRRRGFDVSSDGSELTLEVTPKGVVVSDINPSTSNATENGSQVPTRNTSGSSTITHSSEVLQSTAISDRPKVKASNKNNRKQAAAAQAAAAQAAAAAATAAAAAASTAVAQQAQLLPMQQNPMVSIYNNLQLQQQQELQLQQQMQQTQLQLQQHLQLHHHQHAASVVDYSNSPASPMASPTGGSSSSFTEQQQPSLDGAGNELLQHKNVMDDFRGLLETAVNDSRGGHSTLACFSDQMAKAPRLKFLQDGWQMHNLFGGEQPKSPTETPPEMEETIMSPTMERVDTRAEMKNLATLCSAAAMAAAVTSGTAEIESDEGEEEGDEGEENTLPPEPIDLTDTIIEEEEVEDDEDDDEEQDTQSGEIGKITYEDDDADADVDYIDEDEGGDDDDEVDEDFFLDVNVAVGDQSDNNSKTGAALPPKQRKISTRLENLILTKPDVLTQSLCDYRQDLPNSELMHMLPIKAAAANNKTLNDLLQQQLAAAVHAKAHSQQQQQESEQCDDAATVPAAGELYGLEHFPNDGTHYDITGIDDIFQELASNLHYPELAEFSLNQMCKGRFTGHWAQSSGKWAGQEQLLAVAAAQHSQAILNVGDASADAQQRQPNLVLLDYPMQSQQRLLDPEELQHMQHQQTPVALLPFSADNGAAVVTAQQQQSQLHPALPNSAEFQLQHQQQQMSLESDPELKQQLQQLQQLQQQQQHSNARIIKTVAAAAGQQQPQQPTTNFVYNVESGDKNTPPVQLLFQLPPAMSQQQQQQQQQQLGDNAADQQHQQLPQTDSQQPPMFQHRAERLLQQQQQQRPPTQSELEQVAQELLLQQRQSPAVGPVAGVQALPMPQGMKQKHFNLQEQLLLHPPPHMQSSTCVQHQVATQTITGSVYIPQQYTQFAPQQQQQQQQQQQQNELSNWPLATPNSSAVTTAGSAAKSMPGGIAKKAIDKQSRKDRRCSGFRQTPAGSQVNTNQHQQPVAAATAAAAAAAQQQQLQNQLAVAAAAAVDKTIEIDSETESNHDTALTLACAGGHEELVELLISRSANIEHRDKKGFTPLILAATAGHEKVVDILLKHHAELEAQSERTKDTPLSLACSGGRYEVVELLLSVGANKEHRNVSDYTPLSLAASGGYVNIIKLLLNHGAEINSRTGSKLGISPLMLAAMNGHTAAVKLLLDQGSDINAQIETNRNTALTLACFQGRHEVVSLLLDRRANVEHRAKTGLTPLMEAASGGYIEVGRVLLDKGADVNAAPVPTSRDTALTIAADKGHQKFVELLLSRGASVEVKNKKGNSPLWLAAHGGHLSVVELLYNHNADIDSQDNRRVSCLMAAYRKGHTKIVKWMVQYVSQFPSDQEMIRFIGTISDKELIEKCYDCMKILRSAKEAQAVKANKNASILLEELDLERTREESRKAAAARRRERKKKKKMEKKEEKRRQQQVSNGPDDDQQGDDDDGSDNDKDDDSDKDDDDEEAPPAREEGDSGIDQGSCSSGDTKAARASSNQQDNVNAGGPASAKKTKKQQQQQKNKAQQQQQNSSSASEAVAASAVTQQPTAAKPLTQSGAMVKKSAATESAKLPSSATQQSVGQQLKRQTEGKRDEALPATAAAVPSTAISNNKKSSKETANKREKENLAPKESMPAPKPQTPASATKLQPVSNESVSNIATRKETSKTGSSTASAQAKRSEVDGWKEVVRKSSTQQTTVVNTSTGVPTLGAGASSTNVTPNNSTTSVSSSSGGHQHPQSVSSSSSSSLVTSAPEMTCKKVQVPVNAISRVIGRAGSNINAIRATTGAHIEVEKQGKNQSERSITIKGLTDATKQAHMLILSLIKDPDVDILQMLPRINSSIKAGATGAVTTAGAVTGAAAPMTVGTWDNRTAAVNASVSSTVGNYSSAASTTSTSSSSSASSTPAVAYSNATAHNAKQQQQQQQQQVATSSSSKTSSGRGGGGSGASKSNAAGGKASSSTRGQSSRAYTGQQQQSTRTVAPTSNGPATTQVAKSKPDSATLLKSSATFASQKTSATAAATAQSKAPQSFGMKASPAVTQSPKKLETPVGIGATGGRSSGGVVVAPFGRGKPVGGAAVNVSQLGSSSNNSSGSSNINNNINSNNTLAGPIGTFNVADVAAVNAAAAAAAVNSNIVNNNNNSNSNSIGKPRAVTPIAPPSKRASSPIQQNQQQQQQQQQQQQQQQQQQHLQQQQHQLQQQQQPQQQQQPSLQPNSIALNALSDLMAADCFSTQLAAKLSYCLFSDYQQSQWGKPVIDGNAAAGGAGSGLSAGGGVNAMVGDVLPQADASKAPGYNRNILSSPVGSSKASSNHSTSPPVGNAAVAMQQQQQQNQGNSQQALNIITSGAGGVNTTAARSPLVTEAAGGNGIGNAAAGVVSVNGTQGHVVDGNNVASAHSPGVIKPPTAPIQRPPHAMHLGAPEPAANNNFESAAAAMNLQRLLYDKGGPQQQQQQQQPPLNYPLPATMPYMVDGMMRMNSRPSVFPQVNNKSQQQQQPPSGNPAQSAQQQSNMFANQARPRQQPIGGAAAVAQQRWYGGALEYPTYSGRDTLHLENGGGLAGLSSPSAMSPNHDDIRKMPRPIGTERAASWKYNFNVGASALNLDDTLGSGMPPWAHEPKAQPPGLQQQPQQPPNWLKQQHFRPYNNGPYPQQHEPMNMPMDYHNMQQQAPPPPPQQQQQQHINPMPPSYNFQHFVGAHGVSDVTAHLPDKVEMWEHHDKHQPWANYTTNWSN, translated from the exons GACGATATACAAGAGTCTGATCCCGATAGTTGTCCTCATGAGGAGGGAGAAGTTCGTGAAGATGAAGACGAAACGGAAGAAGACTCCGAGGACTCGGATGAATCTGAAGGCGATGACGAGGAAGAAGATGAAGAGATCG aTGTTCTGCAAGATAACGACGCAGATGATGAGGATATagacgatgaggatgacgacGAGGATGCGCCAGAGGTTAAGAACTTCCTGCACGAGCATAACAACAAACGCTCGAGTAATCTCACCGCATTGCTGGAGGCTGCCGCCAATGAGAAAGCACCTGTACTGCGGCATGCCACCCACGCAATCGATGAAACCAAGCAGGCGCTTACCAAAATGCGTTGTGCCAACAGTCCGCGAGATAAGAA CAGCGGTTTCTCGCGTAGCCTTGCCAATGCCTGTGCAGACAACGATGTTAATACGGTCAAACGGTTGCTGTGCAAGGGCAACTTGAACGATGCCGCTGCCTCAACGGATGAAGGCGAGTCGTTATTATCAATGGCTTGTTCTGCAGGCTACTATGAGCTGGCACAG TTTGAATTATCTCctgaaatcaatttgaaaaaatattgtcaaGAAACTTTTATCAATGGCGAG GTTTTGTTGGCAATGTCTGCAGCACAGGTTGAAGACAAGGGACAAAAAGATTCGACGCCATTAATGGAAGCTGCTTCTGCGGGACATTTGGACATTGTGAAACTTCTGCTTAGCCACAATGCCGATGTTAATGCACACTGTGCCACTGGCAACACACCCCTCATGTTTGCATGCGCGGGTGGGCAGGTGGATGTGGTTAAGGTCCTGTTAAAGCATGGCGCTAATGTTGAGGAGCAAAATGAGAACGGTCATACACCGCTGATGGAGGCCGCATCCGCCGGTCATGTGGAAGTGGCCAAG GTACTTCTTGAACATGGAGCCGGAATAAACACCCATTCAAATGAGTTTAAGGAGAGTGCTTTGACATTGGCCTGCTACAAGGGCCACTTGGATATGGTCCGTTTCCTGCTCCAAGCCGGCGCTGATCAGGAGCACAAAACCGACGAGATGCACACGGCTCTCATGGAGGCTTCAATGGACGGCCATGTCGAAGTGGCGCGATTACTGCTGGACTCTGGAGCTCAAGTAAATATGCCGACTGATTCATTTGAATCGCCGCTTACATTGGCAGCCTGCGGTGGTCACGTTGAGTTGGCCACTTTGCTCATCGAGCGCGGCGCGAATATTGAGGAGGTGAACGATGAAGGCTACACGCCCCTCATGGAGGCGGCTCGCGAGGGACATGAGGAAATGGTGGCACTGCTGCTTAGCAAGGGCGCTAACATTAATGCCACTACCGAAGAGACACAGGAAACTGCACTCACTCTGGCCTGCTGTGGTGGATTCAGCGAGGTGGCTGCTTTTTTGATAAATGGCGGCGCCAATTTGGAGCTGGGCGCGTCAACGCCGTTAATGGAAGCGTCGCAAGAGGGCCACACCGATCTGGTGCGCTTCCTGTTACAGAACAAAGCCAATGTGCATGCGGAGACACAAACCGGAGACACGGCGCTGACGCATGCCTGTGAGAATGGTCATACCGATGCGGCTGGTGTGCTGTTGTCGTATTGCGCTGAGCTGGAGCACGAGTCAGAGGGTGGACGTACGCCTCTGATGAAGGCTTGTCGTGCCGGCCACTTGTGCACCGTAAAGTTCCTCATCCAGAAGGGCGCAAATGTGAACAAGCAGACGACCAGCAATGATCACACTCCGCTCTCGTTGGCCTGCGCTGGTGGCCATCAGTCGGTGGTGGAGTTGTTGCTTAAGAACAACGCGGATCCATTTCACAAGCTCAAGGATAACAGCACGATGCTCATCGAGGCCTCTAAAGGCGGCCACACACGTGTTGTGGAACTGCTCTTTCGCTATCCGCATATCTCACCCACAGAACTTGCTGCCGGAGCGAATGCTCAGTCTGCCAATGCACAGACGGCCAATCAGATGCGTCTGATTACcacgcagcagcaaaagatactgcagcaacagttgcagcatcAACTACAGCAGCTGAATGCACCGCCTGGCCTGCACGAGTTGTCGGAGGCGGCACGTGCCAACAATCAGCAACTGTTCCATCAGCAGCAATTCAGTGGCAATTCTCCCAACAATATTGTCGCTCTGGGCACAGGTGATTTCCTGGATGCTGGTGAGTTGCAGCTAACCGCAGCCTCTGCTGCGGCCAGCAGTGATGCCGGTGTAACCGATGAATATGTGTCGACGGTTGGTGGTGTTGGAGGTGGTGGAATTGATCTGACCACGCTGAGCGCACAACAACAGGAGGGCCTTATTGCCAAATCGCGTCTGTTTCATCTGCAACCTGGTTttgagcaacagcagcaagcaacacTGCCGCCATCTGGGGCACAATTGGTGCCTTGCAAGCATTATGACCTGGATATGGAGCACATTAACTCGCTAACGCCACCGCAAAAGGCTCCACCAGCACCACCTGTTCTTTTCCACACTGTTTGCCAGCAACCCGTgcttcaacagcaacaacagcagcagcaacagaagatGCACCAACAGCAGGCAAAGCTCAAGGGCGTCGGTTCTCGTAAAAATCGCCAGCTAATCAACGATCTGCAAGCCATTGATTTACCATTGGATGCGATTGATTTGCCGCTAGAGCAGCATTCCGAGCAAATCCGCTCACAGCCATTAGGCGAGGATgataagcaacaacagcagcaacagcagtttgCCTGTGCTGGTGAGGAAGGGCATTCGCAGAGACGCCGTGGCTTCGATGTATCTAGCGATGGCAGCGAGCTAACGCTGGAAGTCACTCCGAAAG GTGTCGTTGTCAGCGATATCAATCCGAGTACATCTAATGCTACAGAGAACGGCTCTCAAGTTCCAACG CGCAATACGAGCGGCTCTAGCACCATCACCCACTCCTCGGAAGTGCTGCAGAGTACTGCCATTAGCGATCGACCCAAGGTGAAGgccagcaacaagaacaatcgCAAGCAGGCAGCCGCTgcacaagcagcagctgcccaagcagcagctgcggcagcaacagcagcagcggcagccgccTCAACAGCGGTAGCACAGCAGGCTCAATTGTTACCCATGCAGCAGAATCCCATGGTCTCCATCTACAACAACTTG caactgcagcagcaacaggagttacagttacagcagcaaatgcagcagACCCAGCTACAGCTCCAACAACATCTGCAattgcatcatcatcagcacgCCGCCTCTGTTGTGGATTACTCCAATTCGCCAGCCTCGCCAATGGCATCACCCactggcggcagcagcagtagctttacggagcaacagcaaccgtcTCTGGATGGCGCTGGCAATGAATTGCTTCAGCATAAGAATGTCATGGATGACTTTCGCGGGCTACTTGAGACAGCTGTTAATGACTCGAGAGGCGGTCATTCCACGCTGGCTTGCTTCAGTGACCAAATGGCCAAGGCACCGAGGCTAAAGTTCTTGCAGGATGGTTGGCAAATGCACAATTTATTCGGCGGCGAGCAacccaaatcgcccactgagACACCGCCCGAAATGGAGGAGACCATCATGTCACCAACCATGGAACGCGTCGACACTCGGGCTGAAATGAAGAATCTTGCCACActttgctctgctgctgctatggCGGCGGCCGTGACATCGGGCACAGCTGAGATCGAGAGCGACGAAGGCGAGGAAGAAGGTGATGAGGGCGAAGAGAACACGCTGCCACCAGAACCCATTGACTTGACAGACACCATCATCGAGGAGGAGGAAGTAGAggacgatgaggatgatgatgaggagcAGGACACTCAGAGTGGCGAGATCGGGAAAATTACATACGAGGACGATGATGccgatgctgatgttgattacatcgacgaagacgaaggcggcgacgatgatgatgaagtcGATGAAGACTTTTTCTTGGACGTCAATGTCGCCGTTGGTGATCAGAGTGACAACAACTCGAAAACTGGAGCTGCTCTACCACCGAAACAGCGTAAAATATCAACTCGACTGGAGAATCTAATACTAACAAAGCCAGATGTGTTGACCCAGTCACTGTGTGATTATCGTCAAGATTTACCCAACTCGGAGCTGATGCACATGCTGCCAATAAAGGCTGCGGCCGCCAACAATAAGACATTAAACGATctgttgcaacagcaattaGCTGCAGCTGTACACGCCAAGGCTcacagccagcaacaacaacaggagtCGGAGCAATGTG ATGATGCGGCGACAGTGCCTGCAGCTGGAGAGCTGTATGGCTTGGAGCACTTCCCCAATGATGGCACTCATTATGATATAACAGGCATCGATGACATTTTCCAG gAACTGGCCAGCAATCTACATTACCCCGAACTGGCAGAGTTTAGCCTCAATCAAATGTGCAAGGGTAGATTCACCGGTCATTGGGCGCAGTCATCTGGCAAATGGGCCGGCCAAGAACAGTTGttggcagtggcagcggcgCAGCATTCGCAGGCAATACTAAATGTCGGCGATGCATCAGCAGACGCACAACAGCGTCAGCCGAATCTCGTGCTCCTGGATTATCCTATGCAATCACAACAGCGTTTACTCGATCCTGAGGAGCTTCAGCACATGCAG CACCAGCAAACCCCGGTTGCATTACTGCCGTTCTCTGCCGACAATGGCGCCGCTGTTGTCAccgcacagcagcagcaatcacaacTTCATCCAGCACTGCCCAACAGCGCCGAGTTTCAGttacagcatcagcaacagcaaatgtcGTTGGAGAGTGATCCAGAGTTgaaacagcaattgcaacaactgcagcagttgcagcaacagcagcagcattcgaATGCGCGCATTATCAaaactgttgctgcagcagcgggtcaacagcaaccacaacagccaACCACCAACTTTGTGTACAACGTGGAGAGCGGCGACAAGAATACGCCCCCAGTGCAGTTGCTCTTTCAACTGCCACCTGCCATgtcgcaacagcagcaacaacaacaacagcagcagttgggcGATAATGCAGCCgatcagcaacatcaacaactgcCACAAACTGACTCGCAGCAACCACCAATGTTTCAGCACCGCGCAGAGCGACTacttcagcagcaacagcagcagcgaccaCCCACTCAAAGCGAATTGGAGCAGGTGGCGCaagagttgctgctgcagcagcggcagtcACCTGCCGTTGGTCCCGTTGCCGGTGTCCAGGCATTGCCAATGCCTCAGGGCATGAAGCAGAAGCACTTTAACTTGCAAGAACAACTCCTGCTGCATCCGCCACCGCATATGCAGTCATCCACATGCGTACAGCATCAG GTGGCTACGCAGACAATTACTGGCTCCGTATACATACCCCAGCAATACACACAGTTTGctccgcagcaacagcagcaacaacaacaacagcaacagcagaatgAACTCTCCAATTGGCCATTGGCCACACCCAATTCATCAGCAGTAACAACTGCAGGCAGCGCAGCGAAATCAATGCCTGGAGGCATTGCTAAGAAGGCAATTGATAAGCAATCTCGAAAGGATAGGCGTTGTTCCGGTTTCCGGCAAACGCCAGCAGGCAGTCAAG TTAATACCAACCAACATCAGCAGCCTGTGGCGgcggcaactgcagcagcagcggcagctgcccagcaacaacaattgcaaaatcaactagcagtagcagcagctgcagctgtggacaagacaattgaaattgattcgGAAACCGAATCAAATCATGATACAGCCTTGACGTTGGCCTGCGCTGGCGGCCACGAAGAGCTTGTCGAGCTGCTCATTAGTCGAAGTGCTAATATTGAGCATCGCGACAAAAAGGGATTTACGCCTTTGATACTGGCCGCAACAGCTGGTCACGAAAAGGTTGTGGACATTCTGCTCAAGCATCACGCCGAACTGGAGGCGCAATCGGAACGCACCAAGGATACTCCACTATCGTTGGCCTGTTCCGGCGGTCGTTACGAAGTAGTTGAGCTGCTGCTCAGCGTCGGCGCCAACAAGGAACATCGCAATGTCTCCGACTATACACCGCTTAGCCTGGCCGCCAGTGGTGGCTATGTGAACATCATAAAACTGCTGCTTAACCATGGTGCCGAGATCAATTCACGCACTGGCAGCAAATTGGGTATATCACCCTTGATGCTGGCTGCGATGAATGGGCATACGGCTGCGGTGAAACTGCTGCTGGATCAGGGATCCGATATTAATGCACAGATTGAGACGAATCGCAATACTGCATTGACACTCGCTTGTTTCCAGGGACGCCATGAGGTGGTTAGTCTCCTGCTCGATCGTCGTGCCAATGTTGAGCATCGTGCCAAGACCGGTCTGACGCCGTTAATGGAAGCTGCATCTGGCGGTTACATCGAAGTTGGCCGAGTGCTGCTCGACAAAGGTGCAGACGTGAATGCAGCTCCTGTGCCGACGTCCAGGGATACGGCTTTGACCATTGCTGCCGACAAGGGCCATCAAAAGTTTGTGGAATTGCTCTTGTCACGCGGGGCAAGTGTTGAGGTGAAAAACAAGAAGGGCAACTCACCGCTCTGGCTGGCCGCACATGGTGGTCATTTGAGTGTCGTGGAATTGTTGTACAATCACAATGCCGACATCGATTCACAGGACAATCGTCGTGTCTCCTGCCTTATGGCCGCCTATCGCAAAGGTCACACCAAAATTGTCAAATGGATGGTGCAGTATGTGTCACAATTTCCCTCGGATCAGGAGATGATCCGTTTCATTGGCACCATCAGCGATAAGGAGTTGATTGAAAAATGCTACGATTGTATGAAAATTCTGCGCTCCGCCAAAGAAGCACAGGCAGTCAAGGCCAATAAGAATGCGTCCATATTGTTGGAGGAGCTCGATTTGGAGCGCACACGCGAGGAAAGCCGCAAAGCAGCCGCTGCACGTCGTCGAGAgcgcaagaaaaaaaagaaaatggaaaagaagGAGGAGAAACGGCGACAGCAGCAGGTCAGTAACGGACCCGACGATGATCAGCagggcgatgatgatgatggcagcgacaacgacaaggaTGATGACAGCGACaaggatgacgatgatgaggaaGCGCCACCTGCACGTGAAGAGGGCGACTCTGGCATCGATCAGGGTTCTTGCTCTAGCGGTGATACCAAAGCCGCGCGTGCCTCATCAAATCAGCAAGATAATGTGAATGCTGGAGGTCCTGCATCCGccaagaaaaccaaaaagcaacaacagcagcagaaaaacaaagcgcagcagcagcaacaaaactcTTCCTCAGCCAGCGAAGCAGTGGCCGCATCAGCAGTCACACAACAGCCCACGGCAGCCAAGCCACTAACTCAGTCTGGCGCCATGGTGAAGAAGAGTGCTGCCACTGAAAGCGCTAAACTGCCGTCCAGCGCTACGCAGCAATCGGTTGGTCAACAGCTGAAGCGTCAGACGGAAGGCAAGCGGGATGAGGCACtgccagcaacagctgcagccgTTCCATCAACTGCCATCAGCAATAACAAGAAATCAAGCAAGGAAACAGCCAACAAGCGAGAGAAGGAGAATCTGGCACCCAAGGAATCAATGCCAGCGCCCAAGCCGCAGACACCAGCATCAGCTACTAAACTACAGCCGGTCAGCAATGAATCTGTCAGCAACATTGCCACACGCAAGGAGACCAGCAAGACTGGCAGCTCCACGGCATCCGCGCAAGCCAAACGCAGCGAAGTTGATGGCTGGAAGGAGGTTGTGCGTAAGAGCAGCACTCAGCAGACGACCGTTGTTAATACATCAACCGGTGTGCCAACGTTGGGCGCAGGTGCAAGCAGCACAAATGTGACACCTAACAACTCGACAACAAgtgtgagcagcagcagcggtggccATCAACATCCACAGTCGGTCAGCAGCTCCAGTTCAAGCTCGTTAGTAACATCCGCCCCAGAGATGACATGCAAGAAGGTGCAGGTGCCGGTGAATGCCATTTCTCGTGTTATTGGACGCGCTGGCAGCAACATCAATGCGATACGCGCCACAACTGGCGCCCACATTGAGGTGGAGAAACAGGGCAAGAATCAGTCGGAGCGCAGCATTACCATCAAGGGCCTAACCGATGCCACCAAGCAGGCACACATGCTCATTTTGTCGCTGATCAAGGATCCCGATGTGGACATATTGCAGATGCTGCCtcgcatcaacagcagcatcaaagCTGGCGCAACGGGTGCTGTAACTACAGCAGGCGCAGTCACTGGTGCTGCGGCGCCTATGACAGTCGGTACGTGGGATAATCGTACAGCTGCCGTAAATGCCTCAGTCTCATCGACAGTGGGCAATTATTCATCGGCAGCCTCGACAACTTCCACGTCGTCGAGTTCATCGGCCAGCTCAACGCCTGCCGTGGCATACAGCAATGCGACAGCGCACAatgcaaagcagcaacaacagcagcagcaacagcaggtgGCGacctccagcagcagcaagacaTCCAGTGGACGTGGTGGTGGTGGAAGTGGTGCCTCGAAATCAAATGCCGCCGGCGGCAAAGCATCCAGCTCAACGCGTGGCCAGAGCAGCCGGGCGTACACtggacagcaacagcagtcgaCACGCACAGTAGCCCCCACATCGAATGGTCCTGCAACGACTCAAGTGGCCAAATCAAAGCCGGACAGTGCCACTTTGCTCAAATCCTCTGCTACGTTTGCCAGTCAAAAGACCTCTGCAAccgcagcagccacagcacaGAGCAAGGCGCCGCAGAGCTTTGGCATGAAGGCGTCGCCAGCTGTTACCCAATCTCCCAAGAAACTGGAGACTCCTGTTGGCATTGGAGCGACAGGTGGACGCAGCAGTGGTGGCGTTGTGGTGGCACCATTTGGACGTGGTAAACCCGTTGGCGGTGCAGCTGTCAACGTTTCTCAGCTGGGCAGCtctagcaacaacagcagcggtagcagtaacatcaacaacaatataaacaGTAACAATACATTGGCTGGACCAATTGGCACATTCAACGTGGCCGATGTGGCCGCCGTGAATGCAGCTGCCGCGGCTGCTGCggtcaacagcaacatcgtcaacaacaacaacaatagtaacagcaacagcattggAAAGCCACGTGCAGTGACGCCCATCGCTCCGCCCAGTAAGCGCGCCAGTTCGCCAATACAACagaatcaacaacagcagcagcagcaacaacagcagcaacaacaacagcagcaacagcaacatttgcagcagcagcaacaccaattacaacagcagcagcaaccgcagcaacagcaacagccatcGTTGCAACCGAATAGCATTGCATTGAATGCCTTGAGCGATCTGATGGCTGCCGATTGCTTCAGTACCCAACTGGCCGCCAAACTCTCCTACTGTCTCTTTAGCGACTATCAGCAATCACAGTGGGGCAAACCTGTTATCGATGGTAACGCCGCTGCGGGCGGTGCTGGCTCTGGTTTGAGTGCCGGTGGTGGAGTTAATGCAATGGTTGGTGATGTATTGCCACAGGCTGATGCCTCGAAAGCGCCAGGCTACAATCGCAATATACTCAGCTCACCCGTTGGCAGCTCAAAGGCCTCATCGAATCACTCAACATCGCCGCCCGTTGGCAATGCTGCCGTTGccatgcaacaacagcagcagcaaaatcagGGCAACAGCCAACAGGCGCTTAACATTATCACCAGTGGAGCGGGAGGAGTCAACACTACGGCGGCCAGGTCACCGCTGGTAACAGAAGCAGCTGGTGGCAATGGCATTGGTAATGCTGCAGCCGGCGTAGTGTCTGTAAATGGAACACAGGGTCATGTTGTCGATGGCAATAATGTGGCGTCGGCGCACTCGCCGGGCGTCATCAAGCCACCAACGGCTCCCATACAACGACCTCCGCATGCAATGCACTTGGGCGCACCAGAGCCAGcggccaacaacaactttgagTCGGCGGCCGCAGCAATGAATCTGCAGCGTTTGCTCTATGATAAGGGCggaccacagcaacaacaacagcagcaacagccgccGCTCAATTATCCATTGCCAGCAACAATGCCTTACATGGTGGATGGTATGATGCGCATGAATTCGCGACCTTCGGTATTCCCTCAGGTCAATAACaagtcgcagcagcaacagcagccaccaAGTGGAAATCCAGCGCAATCTGCTCAGCAGCAGTCCAATATGTTTGCGAATCAAGCAAGGCCGCGACAACAACCCATCGGCGGAGCCGCAGCTGTTGCCCAACAGCGCTGGTATGGTGGCGCACTGGAGTATCCGACATATAGTGGGCGAGATACACTACATCTCGAAAATGGCGGAGGCTTGGCGGGCCTGAGCTCACCATCTGCCATGTCACCGAACCATGATGACATTCGCAAGATGCCGCGACCCATTGGTACCGAGCGTGCCGCCTCTTGGAAGTACAACTTTAATGTAGGCGCCTCGGCGCTCAACTTGGATGATACACTGGGCAGCGGTATGCCACCATGGGCCCATGAGCCAAAGGCGCAGCCGCCAGgcctgcagcagcaaccacaacaaccgcCAAACTGGCTGAAGCAACAGCACTTCAGGCCCTACAACAATGGCCCCTATCCGCAACAGCACGAACCAATGAAT ATGCCAATGGATTACCATAATATGCAGCAGCAGgcaccaccaccgccaccgcagcagcaacaacagcagcatatTAATCCGATGCCACCATCATATAACTTTCAGCACTTTGTTGGCGCGCATGGCGTCTCCGATGTGACAGCGCATTTGCCCGACAAAGTGGAGATGTGGGAACACCACGACAAACAC CAGCCATGGGCAAATTACACTACAAATTGGTCGAATTGA